ATCGGAGGCAGAGTACGATGGGCCGTCCCCGGAGGTCCACAGGGAGCGCCCCACGCCCCGTTCAGGAGGCGTCCTCCTACGATCCGTGCTTGGCCGCCTCGACGTCGAGGCCGGGACGGTCGCCTACTCCGTCGGGAGCGGGAGACCCTGCTGGCGGAGGAACGACAGCCTGTCGAAGTACCCGCGCTGGAACGCGATCCGCCCGCCGACGACGTGGAAGAAGCCACAGCCGCGGAGGCCGAGCGGGTCGCGCCACTCCAGGATCGCCCACTCGCCGTCCTCGAACAGGTGCTCCACGAGGCACGTCATGTCGGCCTCGGCGAACTCGCGGACGAACATCGCGCGGATCGCCTCACGCCCCTCGACCGGGTCCGCCACGACCTGGTGGTTCACGGCGTCGGGCGCGTAGAGCGCCGCGATGGCGTCGACGTCGGCGGCGTTGAACGCCTCGACCCACCGCTCGATGACCGCGCGGGGGCTCACGCCGACGCCGTCTGTTGGCTACGCCGACGCCTTGCGTTCCTCATAGATCGGCGGGGTGCCGTCGGTGATGGTCGCGGCCGTGATCCGGCAGACGGCACCGGCGTGGGCCTCGGGCGCGTCGAACATGAGGTCGAGGAGGGCGCCCTCCATCACCGACCGGAGCCCGCGCGCGCCGGTCTCGAGCGCGACGGCCCGCTCGACGACCGCGTCGAGGGCGTCGTCGTCGAGCAGGAGGTCGATGCCGTCCATCGCGAACAGCTTCTGGTACTGCCGCACGAGCGCGTTCTTGGGGTCCGTCAGGATCCGCCGGAGGTCGTCCGGGGTGAGCGCGTCGAGCGCCGTGAGGACCGGGAGCCGGCCGATGAGCTCGGGGATGAGCCCGTAGCGGAGGAGGTCGTCGGGCTCGGCGTGGCGGAAGAGCGTCGGGTCCTTGGGGTCGACGGCCGACGGCCCGTTGTGCTGGAACCCGATCTGGCCGTGCGAGAGCCGCCGCGCGATCTGGGGCGCGAGCCCGTCGAAGGCGCCGCCGCAGATGAACAGGACGTTCTTCGTGTCGAACTGGACGAGCGACTGCTCGGGGTGCTTCCGCCCGCCCTTCGGCGGGACGCCCGCGACGGTGCCCTCGAGCATCTTGAGGAGCGCCTGCTGGACGCCCTCGCCCGACACGTCGCGCGTGATGGACGCGTTGTCGCCCTTGCGCGAGAGCTTGTCGACCTCGTCGACGTAGATGATCCCGCGCTCGGCCCGCTCGACGTCGTAGTCGGCCGCCTGGAGCAAGTGCGAGAGGATCGACTCGACGTCCTCGCCGACGTAGCCGGCCTCGGTGAGCGCCGTGGCGTCGGCGATGGAGAACGGGACGTCGAGGATCTTGGCGAGCGTCCGCGCGAGGAGCGTCTTGCCGGTCCCGGACGGCCCGAGCAGGAGGATGTTCGACTTCTCGAGTTCGACGTCGTCGTAGGCGTGGAGGTACTCCTCGGCCTCGATCCGCTTGTAGTGGTTGTAGACGGCGACGGAGAGCGCGCGCTTGGCGAGGTCCTGGCCGATGACGTGCTCGTCGAGGGCCGCCTTGATCTCGCGGGGCGTCATCCGGCGCGGCCGGCCGGCCGGCGTGCGGCGGCCCGTGCCCGCGGTGCCGGGCGGGACGTACGCCTGAAGGTCGCCCCGCACGATGCCCGAGGCGTCGTGGATGCAGCGGTCGCAGATGTAGACGTCGGGCCCGGCCACCATCGAGGTGACCTCGTGGGCCGTGCGGCTGCAGAACGAGCAGCGGATGACGTCGTCGCCGCCGGGGGGCATGCGCGTGCGGGTGAGAACGGGACGCGGCAATCTAGGGCCACCGGCGAGGACGCTCGGCCCTCCCGGCCGTTTGTCCGAGATGCCCTGACGCGCGGGACGGCCGACGGGCTCCCCGAGGTGGGCAGAGCGGGGCGCCGGCGGGCTAGTTTGCGAGCACGCCCCGGTAGCTTAATTGGATAAAGCGACGGCCTTCTAAGCCGTTGAGTCCAGGTTCGAGTCCTGGCCGGGGTGCTCGTCTCCCCCGGCCCCTTGATGGACTCGCCGCCCTTCGCGGACGCCTCCGCCCTTCCCTGGCAGCCCGTCGCCCCCGGCGTGGAGCGGCAGGTCCTCGCCCATGACGACGGGCTCATGTTGGTCCGCGTGCGGTTCGAGGCCGGCGCCGTCGGCACGGTCCACCCGCATCCCCACCGGCAGGTGAGCTACGTCGAGACGGGCGTCTTCGAGGTCGAGGTTGGAGACGAGCGCCGGGTGCTCCGGGCCGGCGACGGCTTCGTCGTGGCGCCCGACGTCCTGCACGGCGTCGTCGCGCACGAGGCCGGCGTGTTGCTCGACGTCTTCAGTCCGGCGCGTGAGGAGTTTTTGGACTAGAGACCGCCCGCCTCGGTGAGTGGGTCGGCGACCCGGCGATCCGACTGGCGCCCGGACGGGCGTTCCCAGCCACTACCGACGGGACCGGAGAAGGAGAACGAAGGCGACGAGCCCGATGAGGAGGAGACCGAGGGCGAGGTCGAGCACGAGCGGGGTGGTCCGAGAGCCAAGCGACGTGCGCCCAGCCATCGACGGGGGCGAGCGA
This sequence is a window from Rubrivirga marina. Protein-coding genes within it:
- a CDS encoding nuclear transport factor 2 family protein, translating into MSPRAVIERWVEAFNAADVDAIAALYAPDAVNHQVVADPVEGREAIRAMFVREFAEADMTCLVEHLFEDGEWAILEWRDPLGLRGCGFFHVVGGRIAFQRGYFDRLSFLRQQGLPLPTE
- the clpX gene encoding ATP-dependent Clp protease ATP-binding subunit ClpX, producing the protein MPPGGDDVIRCSFCSRTAHEVTSMVAGPDVYICDRCIHDASGIVRGDLQAYVPPGTAGTGRRTPAGRPRRMTPREIKAALDEHVIGQDLAKRALSVAVYNHYKRIEAEEYLHAYDDVELEKSNILLLGPSGTGKTLLARTLAKILDVPFSIADATALTEAGYVGEDVESILSHLLQAADYDVERAERGIIYVDEVDKLSRKGDNASITRDVSGEGVQQALLKMLEGTVAGVPPKGGRKHPEQSLVQFDTKNVLFICGGAFDGLAPQIARRLSHGQIGFQHNGPSAVDPKDPTLFRHAEPDDLLRYGLIPELIGRLPVLTALDALTPDDLRRILTDPKNALVRQYQKLFAMDGIDLLLDDDALDAVVERAVALETGARGLRSVMEGALLDLMFDAPEAHAGAVCRITAATITDGTPPIYEERKASA
- a CDS encoding cupin domain-containing protein; this encodes MDSPPFADASALPWQPVAPGVERQVLAHDDGLMLVRVRFEAGAVGTVHPHPHRQVSYVETGVFEVEVGDERRVLRAGDGFVVAPDVLHGVVAHEAGVLLDVFSPAREEFLD